The Amycolatopsis sp. 195334CR genome includes a window with the following:
- a CDS encoding TetR/AcrR family transcriptional regulator, translating into MTEAKERVARRSVDKFGQRRAQLAESALRALSELGYARTSLREIAQKSDFSHGVLHYYFADKVELLTYAVRQFEEVCVTRYDEVVASADSAVDLAKAFGNAMAATLRTDAVMHRLWYDLRNQSLFEESFRLDVLDIDKQREQMIWRVVERYADLTGAPAGLSPEVAYATFDGLFQHALLRYLNGEENVADDLARTVPAMLAGLVSAPPG; encoded by the coding sequence GTGACCGAAGCGAAGGAGCGGGTCGCTCGCCGGAGCGTGGACAAGTTCGGGCAGCGGCGCGCGCAGCTGGCCGAGTCCGCCCTGCGGGCGCTCTCGGAGCTGGGCTACGCCCGCACGAGCCTGCGTGAGATCGCGCAGAAATCCGACTTCTCGCACGGCGTGCTGCACTACTACTTCGCCGACAAGGTCGAGCTGCTCACCTACGCCGTGCGGCAGTTCGAGGAAGTGTGCGTGACCCGCTACGACGAGGTGGTCGCCTCGGCGGATTCCGCGGTCGACCTGGCCAAGGCCTTTGGCAACGCGATGGCGGCCACCCTGCGCACCGACGCGGTGATGCACCGCCTCTGGTACGACCTGCGCAACCAGAGCCTGTTCGAGGAGTCCTTCCGGCTCGACGTGCTGGACATCGACAAGCAGCGCGAGCAGATGATCTGGCGGGTGGTCGAGCGGTACGCCGACCTGACCGGCGCACCGGCGGGGCTGTCGCCGGAGGTCGCGTACGCCACCTTCGACGGCCTCTTCCAGCACGCCCTGCTCCGCTACCTCAACGGCGAGGAGAACGTCGCCGACGACCTGGCGCGGACGGTGCCCGCGATGCTCGCCGGCCTGGTCAGCGCTCCGCCGGGCTGA